Below is a genomic region from Thunnus albacares chromosome 4, fThuAlb1.1, whole genome shotgun sequence.
CTGGCTCTGAGTCCCGGTCCACCGCGGGGCCAACCCCGGCTAAAGTCCCTGAAACACACCGCCGCGGGCCCGGGCCGCCGTCAGCGCCCGACAATAACGGCCATTTTGCGCGGCCCGCTCCGTGTCCGCACGGAGCGACAGCTGCTGTTTAGGCGCCACTTCTTAGACAAGATGGCGGACACGCCCCTGCCACAGCGCTGCGCGTCCTGCGCActatttctgctgtttgctaCAAACTCTGCCGCTCTGCGCGCCGGTACTCCGCTTCATCTGAAGGCCGAAACCTTCCGCTGCGTGTCGGTGCCGTCGGAGCGGCTCTGCGGGGCCGCCTGCCCTTACCTTGACTGGTTTATTTGCGGAGAGTCGCAGGTTCTGTCCGTTTGTTTCGGGTCCTCCGCTCCGCTCCCTCCCCGCCTGCTCAGACATCTTTACAGGGACCCGGGATGAGCGACTGCGCAGGCGCAAGTGTAGACCCGCTTCCTGTTCCGAGGTGACCTGTTGTAGCCGCCATGTTGAGCAGGTCGACGAGGCTGTGGGAACATTTTAAGTATCTTtattgcatccacgtttccttCACTTGCATCTCAGTCTCTTCCACTGAGGATGCGGGACAGGCGCGAGGAAAGATGTGTTCAGAGAAATGAGACGTCTtttcctctgaagcgtcatgtgaagcCACATCTGTTTCTAATGATGGTAGCTGATCACCGCTGTAGAGACTTGTGATGGACTTTGTGTtggcacacatgtgcactgggacactaataaaggtgcacagttatcactgcagcagctgtttaacaaacacttgcattcagtatttatactgtgtcctgcagtATTTGTACTCTCTACTGTatcctgctcagaggcacaacTAACCCatgaacactggaaattatttattaggattaatgtttcagggaaaaattgaaatgatgtaactcTTATCAAACTTGAcactcagctgtgtgactgaatggaaatgaggataaatgatataaaatataaatgtgtttaaaaactgtttcttgctgacagacagactctccctgtgatccataataacagttaatgaggaaataacagaaaagaaaaatctttctgataaatgaagaaagttgtttatgatTCTTTTGTTGACAGTAAACAGATTTTGAACTAGATgttgaatcagaaaacaaataaaatataaaatttaggACTGAGACACCTGAGTTTAacctgtaatctgtctccactcatatcagctgcagcgtccaatcaataactgatatccaataagggggcgtgtccGTCGGTAAAAGACgctcagagcagaaataagagcTTTGGGACGGCCTTCATGATGGCGGACCAGAGCAGCCTCCCACAGAAAACCTCTATATCCCAGCGGAGTagatgttaaaataacaatgttttagCTTCAATtagttcaattcagttttatttatatggcgcCAAATcccaacagaagttatctcaggtcTGTTTCCACATAGAGCATctagactgaactctttaatctacagagacccaacattcctccatcagcagcaggaaaaactcccctttaacaggaagaaacctcaaacagaaccggactctaggtggcgCCGTCTGCCTCCACCGgctgggttgagagagaaagaaggagacacagagaagcacaataacaacaataataacaataacaacaataataatattagaaatatgactaatacagatggagaggaagagagaggagcttAATAATTGATTACTtaggaggaaaaataattaaattattcattCTTATATCTGAAAGTCATGAATATAGTGACCTCCATCTCTGATATACAGGAACAGATGAAAATAATGACTTGGCTATAAATTAAGATATTTGTTTAACTACCAAGGAATAATGATGAATGGGAAACAGTGAgcatatatactatatatatactatatatatactatatatactatatatatatagagagagagagagaaacttagcacaaaaagtaaggaaattagtgtttggtagattatttctttgttgtaacgatGCTTCttgttggaaagcctgtttattatttaaatggaGCCACATTTGTGAGGAACATGCAgttgtgggatgagcagcagagctgagtttgtgggttgcgcccatgaaaaatctGCCAAATTTTCTCTGCcgatgccaaacagcttattctgccgtTGACTGATTACTGACTCTGAGAGTTCAGAGTACAGACCAGGAGGACGGTCCACTATAACACATAGAACCGGCTGTAAAGTTTCcacccagatagcaaaattacTGTGGCCCATATCCGGCCCACCTACCGCAGGGAATGATGGCACCTGGGCGGTCCctcctgtttgccagatccGGGTCACAAGCAAACCATAGCAATGCCGCAGGTCaaccaaaaactaaacaaataaaccagaTCTGGCCCAAATCTggaccacagttcatttttattctggccCTGATCCGGCCCACATTCCAGATCCTCATTTGGCCCAAATACTGCATGGGATGATGGCACTGGGGCGGTCCgctcctgtttgccagatcTGGGCAACAAGAAAGCCGTATCAGTACCGCAGGTCAACCAAGAACgaaccaaacaaacaagaactgGCTCACATCCTGCATGCACTCCTGTTTGCCAGCAACAGTCCTAGAAACATTGTTTTCACAGTCACCAGTCAACATGGTCTGCTCATTCCAGGACCTGGATAAAGCATTTGTGTGTCACTGGAAAGACAGCTGCCTTAAGCTGTGCAGCCCCCAACAAGGTGCTATCAGTTAATCAGTTCAGTTGGGTACATGTGGGGTTCAACCCTAATTGCACCAAACAAGGCAGTGGAAACCAGTTGTTAGACTAGAGGTGGGGACTGTGGCTGGACTGTTAGGACTAACATAGAACAGTAAAGTCCATGTTTATAAGAGGAGGAGACCAGGGCACActttgctgtagaaaaataatctACTGGGAGCATTTCCAGAGAATCTTACCCTCCCAGTTGTAAACATTATCGGTGTGTATGCACCTACACTGAGCTTCATCTCTAAAGTTTTATGATTAATTAAGAACCCCAgtaaatcatatcatatcacatcCAGATTAGCCAGTTCTGAGTTTGCCGTATCTTtgccagaactggcccacatttattttagaatatttggggaatatttgttattttacatgtagaccacttcaggctcacatccattttgtccggGCCAGAAGGAGGCCAGCAGTGctgcatcattgcctgaagtggcccacgACCGTGTGCTATCTGGGAAGTAAATGCGCTGCGTGAAAAATTAATCAGTTGGGTCATGCCCATCATTAAGATCAGCCAATAAACTGTGAAACACTCAGCATCTGCTGCTATCAACTATCAAATAAAAAGGAGTCCTGCAGGGAGATGTTCAGTATGAAAGAAACTCCTTCACTTCTCATTTATTCTTACAGGTTTAGTTTTATTcagtaaaatgtgaaacatgaaaacattcagaTGTTTACTGGTTAAATCATAAAATCaccagtgtttttatttctgaatcAGATCAGATGTTCAGAGCATCAACAGGTTCAGATTAGTGAGCGTACTAGTTTATGTTAAAGGattaaaaatctataaaaaaatatataaaactgcaGCTTCAGTAGACAAAGATgtttgaggtcagaggtcacaatTTTGAATCTGCTGATCGGGGGAGGTGcatcagaggtcaaaggtcacagagtCTCCTGCTGTAGCAGCAGGTCGACGGCAGCCTCCACGTCCTCCACCACATGGCTCGGCTCCACCAGGTCCGGCTCCAGGACCAGGTCCCTGTGTCCATGGAACACCGTCTCTGCGACATCGCTGCTCTGGTCGCTAGGCAACGGGGAGCGAGGGTTGTAGACACCTGTGCACACCTGAGGACAGGTAGAGCAGCTCTGTGTTAACGAGAGACCTCAAGTGTTCCCACATCATTATTAACACGGTGACTGACagagatgattgacagctgcgtCCACCTACCAATATGGAGCGacactcagcagcagcagacaccAGCTCCGCCTCCGGCACCGCCATCGTCACCTGACTCCCCGTTCCCTGGGCAACAAGCTTGGTATTGGTTGTCATAGCAGCATGCTGCTGAGCCAGGTAGCGGTTGTACAGGTTGGCACCGTAGATGTCTGTCATCAAGTTGTCACTAGTCAACAACAAGATGATGGTGTTATGGACAGTTTGGTTACCCAACAGTGTAGATGGTGTTATGGACAGTTTAGTTATCCAACAGCGTAGATGGTGTTATGGACAGTTTGGTTACCCAACAGTGTAGATGGTGTTATGGACAGTTTGGTTACCCAACAGTGTAGATGGTGTTATGGACAGTTTGGTTACCCAACAGCATAGATGGTGTTATGGACAGTTTGGTTACCCAACAGCATAGATGGTGTTATGGACAGTTTGGTTACCCAACAGCATAGATGGTGTTATGGACAGTTTGGTTACCCAACAGCATAGATGGTGTTATGGACAGTTTGGTTACCCGACAGCGTAGATGGTGGTCAGTTTGTGGTTGTGGTTCTGCAGCCTCAGCAGGTGCTCGGCATACTGGTATGTGAGCAGACTGGGTTTTCCCAGCAGCGCCTGGTACTGCAGCTCCCGCCCCGTCAGCTTTCTGTACACAGACTCCAGACACAGCAGGAACATCCCGTGACCAAATCTACAGCAACACGGCAGAGTCAAAAGTGCATCCTGAATGCAGATATGAAAACAGTTCACATCCCTGTTGTTCAGATCTTTGTGAATGTATATCTATTTTCTGCGGTTGGGTGATCAGGTGATCAGGTGATCAGGTGGGCAGGTGGTCAGGTGATCAGGTGATCAGGTGGGCAGGTGGTCAGGTGATCAGGTGGGCAGGTGGTCAGGTGAGTAACATGGTCTTGCTGTAGAGGAGGCTGCAATTTCAGGACCACATTTCTAGGACCCTAGTCATGACACTGGCACTGGCACACAGTAGCAGGAGACTGCCGTTCACTTCTCGTTCCCAACTGCAAGTGtcctgtttccaactgtgaatcgtgacagttttttaaaaaatgtaacaacgattgtcgtggtgtttactgttgccatgatgatgatggttttgtgcctaaaccttaccagaccttaaccacagcattgtcacatcataaaacatcattttcaacagtgatgtgtaacggTTTTGTAAAGCACTGATAGAGGCGGCATATCATAAAACACTAACCAAGTACTTGGACAGAAAGTAGTATTTGGGTGGAATAAACGTTTAAGGTGATAATTGACACACCTCATTTGATGCTCTCATGGTgcactgcaggcatcagatttgaaatgccaACACCACATAACAACACAGATTCTTCTTGTTGGCCTGAGTAAACCTTTAAGACTGTAAGCACTCGGACAGAGAGCAGTATTTAGGTGGAATAAACCTTTAAGACTGTAAACACTCAGACAGAGAGCAGTATTTGGGTGGAATAAACCTTTAAGACTGTAAACACTCAGACAGAGAGCAGTATTTGGGTGGAATAAACCTTTAAGACTGTAAACACTCAGACAGAGAGCAGTATTTGGGTGGAATAAACCTTTAAGACTGTAAACACTCAGACAGAGAGCAGTATTTGGGTGGAATAAACCTTTAAGACAGTAAACACTCAGACAGAGAGCAGTATTTGGGTGGAATAAACCTTTAAGACTGTAAACACTCAGACAGAGAGCAGTATTTGGGAGGAATAAACCTTTAAGACTGTAAACACTCAGACAGAGAGCAGTATTTGGGAGGAATAAACCTTTAAGACTGTAAACACTCAGACAGAGAGCAGTATTTGGGAGGAATAAACCTTTAAGACTGTAAACACTCAGACAGAGAGCAGTATTTGGGAGGAATAAACCTTTAAGACTGTAAGTACTCAGACAGAGAGCAGTATTTGGGTGGAATAAGCCTTTAAGACTAAGCACTCAGACAGAGAGCAGTATTTGGGCGGAATAAACCTTTAAGACTGTAAGTACTCGGACAGAGAGCAGTATTTGGGGGGAATAAACCTTTAAGACTGTAAACACTCAGACAGAGAGCAGTATTTGGGGGGAATAAACCTTTAAGACTGTAAGTACTCGGACAGAGAGCAGTATTTGGGAGGAATAAACCTTTAAGACTGTAAGTACTCGGACAGAGAGCAGTATTTGGGTGGAATAAGCCTTTAAGACTAAGCACTCAGACAGAGAGCAGTATTTGGGGGGAAAACTGCCTTGGTTGCACTTTTGCAGTCGTGAAAGATCAGGCCCATAAATGCAGCCTCCTCTTCTGCAGGAACATAGTATAGGATCAGGTAGTCAGATAGTCAGGTGATCAGGCAGTCAGGTGGTCATGTGGTTACCGTGGTGACGGTGCCTCAGCCATCCACATCAGGTCAATGTTGCAGGCCAGCACCGGCAGCTGAGCCGGCAGCTGCGGGTCATAAGCTGAAGCAGGTCTCCCATTGGTCAGCAGGACGTCCATTAGCAACTGCAGGTTGGTCTCCCATCTGATTGGCTCCCCGAACAGCACGATTGCTACGGAAACACAGGAAGTCAGTGAAAAATGGTCAACAAAATAAGAAACTCTCTCGTGTTTGATCTGTTTTCCTTAATTctatatcatttttatattattaaatctttttttggttttacagttgttttcatttgtttgtgtttgttgttgttccaAATATCTTTTATGTCTGTGTAGAACATTGAATTGTCTCTACAAATCAattgaaataattaattatacataattaattaataataattaataatcaatcAACCTTTATTCACACATGGAAAtaacacacagaaaagaaacGAACTTTAGACAAAGgtcaacagaaatgtaaaacactgGATTAAATGCATCAACTGTGTTATgtgaacataaatgaaaaacatctgaaacatgattAATGAGCCACAATTAGAAGCAGAATTAATAACATGATAAATGTTAATGAGCCGCAATTAGAAGCAGATTTAATAACATGATAAATGTTAATGAGCCACAATTAGAAGCAGAATTAATAACATGATAAATGTTAATGAGCCGCAATTAGAAGCAGATTTAATGTGTAATTGTTGAGTTACCTTCTATTTGGGGAAAATTCTGCAGAGGAGACGCCTGAAACAGGTGTACAGGTATTATGTACAGGTAAtatgtatgtagtatgtagtgtgtagtatgtagtgtgtagtatgtattgtgtagtgtgtagtgtgtaatgtgtagtatgtagtatgtatgtagtgtgtagtgtgtaatgtgtagtatgtattgtgtagtgtgtagtatgtactatgtatgtagtgtgtagtgtgtaatgtgtaatatgtattgtgtagtgtgtagtgtgtagtatgtattgtgtagtgtgtagtatgtattgtgtagtgtgtagtatgtattgtgtagtgtgtagtgtgtaatgtgtagtatgtagtatgtatgtagtgtgtagtgtgtaatgtgtagtaTGTattgtgtagtatgtagtgtgtagtgtgtagtgtgtagtatgtattgtgtagtgtgtagtatgtagtatgtatgtagtgtgtagtgtgtaatgtgtagtatgtagtgtgtagtgtgtagtatgtattgtgtagtatgtagtatgtagtgtgtagtatgtagtatgtagtgtgtagtgtgtagtatgtattgtgtagtgtgtagtatgtagtgtgtaatgtgtagtgtgtagtatgtagtatgtatgtagtgtgtagtatgtagtatgtagtgtgtagtgtgtagtatgtagtgtgtagtgtgtagtatgtagtgtgtagtatgtagtatgtattgtgtaatgtgtagtgtgtagtatgtagtatgtatgtagtgtgtagtgtgtagtatgtagtgtgtaatATGTAGTATGTTGTGTAGTATATAGTGTGTactatgtagtgtgtagtatgtagtatgtagtgtgtaatgtgtagtgtgtagtatgtagtatgtatgtagtgtgtagtatgtggtgtgtagtgtgtagtatgtagtatgtagtgtgtagtatgtagtgtgtagtatgtagtgtgtaatgtgtagtgtgtagtatgtggtgtgtagtgtgtagtatgtagtatgtagtgtgtagtatgtagtgtgtagtatgtagtatgtattgtgtaatgtgtagtgtgtagtatgtagtatgtagtatgtagtgtgtagtatgtagtgtgtagtgtgtagtatgtagtgtgtaatgtgtagtgtgtagtatgtagtatgtatgtagtgtgtagtatgtggtatgtagtgtgtaatgtgtagtgtgtagtatgtagtatgtagtatgtagtatgtagtatgtagtgtgtagtatgtagtatgtagtgtgtaatgtgtagtgtgtagtatgtagtatgtatgtagtgtgtagtatgtggtatgtagtgtgtaatgtgtagtgtgtagtatgtagtatgtagtgtgtagtgtgtagtatgtagtatgtagtgtgtagtgtgtagtatgtagtatgtatgtagtgtgtagtatgtggtatgtagtgtgtaatgtgtagtgtgtagtatgtagtatgtagtatgtagtgtgtagtatgtagtgtgtagtatgtagtgtgtagtgtgtagtatgtagtgtgtaatgtgtagtgtgtagtatgtagtatgtagtatgtatgtagtgtgtagtatgtggtatgtagtgtgtaatgtgtagtgtgtagtatgtagtatgtagtatgtagtgtgtagtatgtagtgtgtagtatgtagtatgtagtgtgtaatgtgtagtgtgtagtatgtagtatgtagtatgtagtgtgtagtatgtagtgtgtagtatgtagtatgtattGTGTagtgtagtatgtagtgtgtagtatgtagtatgtagtgtgtagtgtgtagtgtgtagtatgtagtgtgtagtgtgtagtatgtagtgtgtagtgtgtagtatgtagtgtgtaatgtgtagtgtgtagtatgtagtatgtatgtagtgtgtagtatgtagtatgtagtgtgtagtatgtagtatgttgTGTAGTATATAGTGTGTactatgtagtgtgtagtatgtagtatgtagtgtgtaatgtgtagtgtgtagtgtgtagtatgtatgtagtgtgtagtatgtggtgtgtagtgtgtagtatgtagtatgtagtatgtagtgtgtagtatgtaatgtgtagtatgtagtatgtattgtgtaatgtgtagtgtgtagtatgtagtatgtggtatgtagtgtgtagtatgtagtgtgtagtgtgtagtatgtagtgtgtaatgtgtagtgtgtagtatgtagtatgtatgtagtgtgtagtatgtggtatgtagtgtgtaatgtgtagtgtgtagtatgtagtatgtatgtagtgtgtagtatgtggtgtgtagtgtgtagtctgtagtatgtagtatgtagtgtgtagtatgtagtgtgtagtatgtagtatgtattgtgtaatgtgtagtgtgtagtatgtagtatgtagtgtgtagtatgtagtgtgtagtgtgtagtatgtagtgtgtaatgtgtagtgtgtagtatgtagtatgtatgtagtgtgtagtatgtggtatgtagtgtgtaatgtgtagtgtgtagtatgtagtatgtaggatgtagtatgtagtgtgtagtatgtagtatgtagtgtgtaatgtgtagtgtgtagtatgtagtatgtatgtagtgtgtagtatgtggtatgtagtgtgtaatgtgtagtgtgtagtatgtagtgtgtagtatgtagtgtgtagtgtgtaatgtgtagtgtgtagtatgtagtatgtagtatgtagtgtgtagtatgtagtgtgtagtatgtagtatgtattGTGTagtgtagtatgtagtgtgtagtgtgtagtatgtagtgtgtagtgtgtagtgtgtagtatgtagtgtgtagtgtgtagtatgtagtgtgtagtgtgtagtatgtagtgtgtaatgtgta
It encodes:
- the zgc:77375 gene encoding haloacid dehalogenase-like hydrolase domain-containing 5, encoding MWCPRFLHQAVRCLSRCAASRQAGVLFDVDGVLVRGGSLIPAARRAFRKLLDRNNNFMFPVVFVTNAGSCQREDKAKHLSHLLDVQIAPEQVVLSHSPLQMLKSFHQKCVLVSGQGPLTDITRTLGFQKVVSIEQLRDHHPLLDMVDHNRRPKLPASPLQNFPQIEAIVLFGEPIRWETNLQLLMDVLLTNGRPASAYDPQLPAQLPVLACNIDLMWMAEAPSPRFGHGMFLLCLESVYRKLTGRELQYQALLGKPSLLTYQYAEHLLRLQNHNHKLTTIYAVGDNLMTDIYGANLYNRYLAQQHAAMTTNTKLVAQGTGSQVTMAVPEAELVSAAAECRSILVCTGVYNPRSPLPSDQSSDVAETVFHGHRDLVLEPDLVEPSHVVEDVEAAVDLLLQQETL